The Corvus moneduloides isolate bCorMon1 chromosome 5, bCorMon1.pri, whole genome shotgun sequence genome includes a region encoding these proteins:
- the LOC116443778 gene encoding T-cell surface glycoprotein CD8 alpha chain-like — protein MDRSPALLLLLTLGLCCPGIHGQSLEMKVRSPKDITQLRVGQRLELECQTDKNSGAFWIHQDKSGTLHFIVFISSVSRTTFSRDQRTSPRFEASKHNSIYLLVVKSFTPQDEGNYFCMMNFNQMLFFSPGQPAFLPVTTTVAPTTRGPIPKRGITEDSNPKTPDPDRRTQEDLDFSCHIFIWVPLAGACLLLLIALVITIVLCRRTRRRRCRCKRPANGKPPTKPRTPN, from the exons ATGGACAGgtctcctgccctgctcctgctgctcactctGGGACTCT GCTGCCCTGGGATCCATGGCCAGTCACTTGAGATGAAGGTCAGGTCTCCCAAGGACATCACCCAGCTCCGCGTGGGacagaggctggagctggagtgtCAGACTGACAAGAACAGTGGCGCATTCTGGATCCACCAGGACAAGAGTGGGACCCTTCACTTCATCGTCTTCATCAGTTCTGTTTCCCGGACCACATTCAGCAGGGATCAGAGAACATCCCCTCGCTTTGAGGCGAGCAAACACAACTCGATCTATCTGTTGGTAGTGAAGTCTTTCACACCGCAGGACGAGGGGAACTATTTCTGCATGATGAATTTCAACCAGATGCTGTTCTTCAGCCCTGGccagcctgccttccttccaG TCACCACGACAGTGGCACCCACCACACGTGGACCCATCCCCAAGCGTGGCATAACTGAGGACTCCAACCCCAAGACTCCGGATCCAG ACAGAAGAACGCAGGAAGATCTGGATTTCTCCTGTCACATCTTCATCTGGGTCCCCTTGGCAGGtgcctgcctcctgctcctcatcgCCCTGGTGATCACCATCGTGCTGTGTCGAA gAACCAGAAGACGAAGATGCAGGTGTAAGAG ACCTGCAAACGGGAAGCCCCCCACAAAACCCAGGACCCCAAACTAA